The following coding sequences lie in one Globicephala melas chromosome 15, mGloMel1.2, whole genome shotgun sequence genomic window:
- the SMIM26 gene encoding small integral membrane protein 26 has protein sequence MRPEKALSWYRRMSMLYGLGAWTLLGSLFLYNQRKSKPPGGEVEQKNVSTNELSEPPKGFYVETVVTYRDNFVPITARIVNYLKSWTGGPGPKS, from the exons ATGCGTCCGGAAAAGGCCCTGTCTTGGTACCGGCGCATGTCTATGCTGTACGGACTGGGCGCCTGGACCCTGCTGGGCTCCTTGTTTTTGTATAATCAGAGAAAGAGCAAGCCTCCAG gtggtgaAGTAGAACAAAAGAATGTCTCAACAAATGAACTGTCTGAACCCCCGAAAGGGTTTTATGTGGAAACGGTTGTCACATATAGAGACAATTTTGTTCCAATTACTGCCAGGATCGTCAACTATTTGAAATCATGGACTGGTGGCCCTGGACCAAAATCATGA